The DNA sequence TGTAAACTTTTTCCTCGATCTCACGTAGATTCGCATTACTAAAAGCTGTGCTAACGTGGACGAAGCTAATTGGATGCTTTATTTCGTTCCAAAGTTCGATGACACGAGCAGTACCTTTGGTATTGATATTAACAGCCACGTGTAACGGCTCGTCGAATCTCACAGTGGCCGCGACGTGAAACACTACGTTTACATTCTCTAACAGCAGATTTCTGTCTTCTCGCGAAAGACCTAAATCCGGCAGATTCACGTCACCTTTCACGGGATAAACTTTGCTCAAAACCGAGGAGTGTTTTGCTTTGATGGCGTCGTAAATCTGGAAACAAAAAATACCAACAATTTGGCTCCCGACAGACTTAAATGTTGAAAGACgcatgaataatatttacgaacgGGATCATCTATGAGCTTCTTAAATCGTTCTTCTATCGTTTCGTCCGTTTTTGGACgcagtaatataaaaatggcAGCAATGCGAGGAAACACGCGGATCAGTTTTTCCAAGAGAGCTTTTCCAACGAAACCGGTTGCTCCAGTCACAAGAATCCCACTGCGAGCGTAGAACTCTCCGAGAGTATTCGTCTTATTCAACCCTTTATTGATTGTATCCATGTTTCAGAATCTTCACACTTGCAGTCTCTATATTTGCCAATGAATTATTTAGTAGTTAGTggacaaatttttgaaataatgtaCGAAATTTGTTATAGTTGTAATCTTCAgcttaaacaatattttctatagtttccattggtttctttattttctgttttatttctatacgtGTGGATATTGCAGTATTCAATGATCGGTAATTTGTGTGGAAAATGTGACTGATTCGTGCGAGACAGTGCTCGCCTACATATAGTAGCACCTCGAGAATACTTAATGCGTatgtgatttttcttttctttcgtatgTGCACCCGTGGACGAACACGGTACGAACANNNNNNNNNNNNNNNNNNNNNNNNNNNNNNNNNNNNNNNNNNNNNNNNNNNNNNNNNNNNNNNNNNNNNNNNNNNNNNNNNNNNNNNNNNNNNNNNNNNNNNNNNNNNNNNNNNNNNNNNNNNNNNNNNNNNNNNNNNNNNNNNNNNNNNNNNNNNNNNNNNNNNNNNNNNNNNNNNNNNNNNNNNNNNNNNNNNNNNNNNNNNNNNNNNNNNNNNNNNNNNNNNNNNNNNNNNNNNNNNNNNNNNNNNNNNNNNNNNNNNNNNNNNNNNNNNNNNNNNNNNNNNNNNNNNNNNNNNNNNNNNNNNNNNNNNNNNNNNNNNNNNNNNNNNNNNNNNNNNNNNNNNNNNNNNNNNNNNNNNNNNNNNNNNNNNNNNNNNNNNNNNNNNNNNNNNNNNNNNNNNNNNNNNNNNNNNNNNNNNNNNNNNNNNNNNNNNNNNNNNNNNNNNNNNNNNNNNNNNNNNNNNNNNNNNNNNNNNNNNNNNNNNNNNNNNNNNNNNNNagttttcctctgcagcgTCACCGGTACGGAGAAACTTTTTCTCGTGTGGTCGCATTAGTGAGTTACATAGCGTCTTTACGCTCGGTGGATACTCTacattttaacaaagagttagtcCAGTAATACTTGTACCGTAGACACGGAAGTTGGTACAACttggactttggaagaaagcgcattttgttatcTCGTTCACCGCTGATTCGTTATTGAAACTAGGTATcaaattaccacggttacttgtcgaaatctgtaataattatatttgtactattgcataacaacaatgtctaatgacaacgaagattcgtttcacgcccctaaccccaaCTCTAATCATAAGGATAACCCGACATGTATATTAAGttatattctttcaattttcgcACCTATACAGTGTCTGTAAAAAGCATTCGCAAGccattttatgtattattacagcACTGATTTtgttactaattaattaaagccaagtatattgtatatcatTTAGCAACACTTTTATCTGACTACGAAAATTCGATACTGTGCaattctcataaatgcatacaTAATCCACAGTCACATGATGACATTCGCAACGTTTCTTAATTGCTGGAACAAAAACACTTGGCTTTGCAGCGTCTACGATACATATACAAAACCTATTCTCCTTGAAATAAGACCTCAATAAAGCCGGCATCGTCTTTCAACGgttaagagaaaaaagagtAAGAACCAGGAACCAAAACAGATCTCATTGTCCTTTTCAATCGTTCGTAGCCCAGTTTCACAGGGAAGTTTGGCGAGAAAGGAGACTGTACCAATTATCTCGTCCTCTGAAAGGTTCTGAGAACAAGTCGACGATCATCTTCCGCAGAGGGACAAGAAACAGGAGCAGAGTCGAAAGGCAACTGCTGAGAGGGAGATTGTATCAACGATATTCGTGGCGGAGCTTCCCGCTGATTTTCACGAGACTTCCTGGTAGAAGGCGGGGTACTAATCTCTTTGGCTGAAAGTCCGTCACCAAGGACCAACGGCTGTCTGCGGCGGTCAGATGAGACGGCCATGACGACGTCCGCCCAAAATTATCCCGCAATCTACTTTTCCCACACTGTTTTCACAGTACGTAATTATTTTCGCTTCCTCGACTTCCAAATCCTGGAAAGtggttattaaataattttcttatatttcttgCTAATCTGGCTAAAGTAGGTATTTCGAACAACGTAGGAAAGACGATCGGCGGGATACCTGTTGTATCGTTTCATAAGTTTCACCATTTTTTTGCCTTGTCAAAAATTCAGCATCAAAATAATACgcaattattatatgtaagcGATGATGTATCAATAATGACTATGATATTATGATATTCTTCATCTTTTCAATGAtgatattgtattttctatactattttcttctctataatctttttaattatttttcaaacacttCGATGCCATTACCATTCGATATTTAACTAAATACTAAGATAATCAGAAAGCAGAATCTGTATATcgtaacataaatatattacaaatatcttgaaattgaatatagaaatatcggTTTGATCTTTACCTTGTTAATTACACTTATTCCTTTATCGACCAACCACTTTCCTCTGCCGACATGTGTACAGAATTTGAAACGCGCAGCATTCCACGTTAATCGAATTAGCCAATGTATTATCGATTAATTGGACGATTTATTCGGTTTATTTCCAGGTTGCAAATTCGTTTGCGACGTTATCGAACGATAGCTGAAATGTCAGCAAGCGTTTAAAAGCCACTTTAATCCGACCTTTATTTCGTTGGACATTTGGTTGAAATACCCGGATCGAGAAATCACTAAAAGCTTCAAAGAGAATTGAATGTCCGCTATATCTAACAACTTACGTGATCGTGACCAAGTTCTCAATGACATGTACTCcgttattatttcaacttttattatcTATCGAGAAGAATTTCATGGACAAACATTTATCAAACATCTACGTACCTGTGCAGTGCAAAAATTATTGTCTGGCCTTTCAAAGATTAGTATTTTTCTGTCTCCTAtacgtttcataaatattcgtcCTATAAATTTGTGTTGAATTTGTTAAAGTTGTGGTTGATTTGGATtcattatcataattaattgCGTTATTAATGCATCGTTT is a window from the Bombus pyrosoma isolate SC7728 unplaced genomic scaffold, ASM1482585v1 HiC_scaffold_4496, whole genome shotgun sequence genome containing:
- the LOC122577401 gene encoding fatty acyl-CoA reductase 2-like, with the protein product MDTINKGLNKTNTLGEFYARSGILVTGATGFVGKALLEKLIRVFPRIAAIFILLRPKTDETIEERFKKLIDDPIYDAIKAKHSSVLSKVYPVKGDVNLPDLGLSREDRNLLLENVNVVFHVAATVRFDEPLHVAVNINTKGTARVIELWNEIKHPISFVHVSTAFSNANLREIEEKVYTTSLKPSEVIDMCDSLDKTFINEIEKMILKTYPNTYTFSKNLAEQIVACKSKHLAVAIVRPSIIGASLEEPCPGWIDNISAYTSIYINLFQQ